The Nocardia arthritidis genome has a window encoding:
- a CDS encoding MarR family winged helix-turn-helix transcriptional regulator: MTGPRDVAIDTIQRELTAFARRARGRAAELHPELSLVAFSILDLVIERDGCQATDLATHFLLDKSTVSRQVTALERLGYLTRDIDPANRRNHILRPTREGKRVAREAEDARRTAFAERLREWPDADITRFADYLHRYNAE, encoded by the coding sequence ATGACCGGACCGAGGGACGTGGCGATCGACACCATCCAGCGCGAGCTCACCGCATTCGCCCGGCGCGCCCGCGGCCGCGCCGCCGAACTGCATCCGGAACTGTCGCTCGTCGCGTTCAGCATCCTGGACCTGGTGATCGAGCGCGACGGCTGCCAGGCCACCGACCTGGCCACCCACTTCCTGCTCGACAAGTCCACCGTCAGCAGGCAGGTCACAGCATTGGAGCGGCTCGGCTACCTCACACGCGATATCGATCCGGCCAACCGCCGCAACCACATCCTGCGACCGACCCGCGAGGGCAAACGCGTCGCGCGCGAAGCGGAGGACGCCCGGCGGACCGCCTTCGCCGAACGCCTGCGCGAGTGGCCCGATGCCGACATCACCCGGTTCGCCGACTACCTGCACCGGTACAACGCCGAATGA
- a CDS encoding winged helix-turn-helix transcriptional regulator, with translation MALGVDYARQDCGLARALELVGERWTMLILRDAFYGVRRFTDFAEHLDISKAVLTQRLSALVADGLLTRERHGGRDEYVLTERGISLWPALYALVQWGDIQTSPGAPRRLWIHTTCGTAVDPTGYCTACRNTPGPAELEIHPGPGADFSIRDDPVSRALRTPHRLLVPLDTKTAAKPD, from the coding sequence ATGGCACTCGGCGTCGACTACGCACGACAGGACTGCGGCCTGGCCCGCGCCCTGGAGCTGGTCGGTGAGCGCTGGACGATGCTGATCCTGCGCGACGCCTTCTACGGCGTGCGCCGGTTCACCGATTTCGCCGAACATCTCGACATCTCCAAAGCCGTGCTCACCCAACGACTTTCCGCGCTGGTCGCGGATGGGTTACTGACCAGGGAGCGGCACGGTGGCCGCGACGAGTACGTGCTCACCGAGCGCGGCATCTCACTGTGGCCCGCCCTCTACGCACTGGTCCAATGGGGCGATATCCAGACCTCACCGGGCGCGCCGCGCAGGCTCTGGATCCATACGACATGCGGCACCGCGGTCGATCCCACCGGCTACTGCACGGCCTGCCGGAACACCCCGGGGCCCGCCGAACTCGAGATCCATCCAGGTCCGGGGGCCGATTTCTCGATCCGCGACGATCCGGTGTCGCGCGCGCTGCGCACGCCGCACCGGCTGCTGGTGCCGTTGGATACCAAAACGGCCGCGAAACCGGACTGA
- a CDS encoding MFS transporter, producing the protein MRTSESRTLAVASGGTLIALIAFCVPLTAINETATALGADSGGRIWILSSMSVGLGAALLSAGTIADDYGRRRIFVSGAALFAVASIAAAFAPGTITFVIARIAEGVGGAALIAASLGLIAHAFPAGPARAAASGVWGASVGGGIALGPLLAGVSGRFADWRAAYWVIAAVAAVIAVAAGKLLDESRVEHPSRLDVPGTLLLAAGMSALLAALIEGRSGGIRPIVVGLAVAAPVLLIAFFVVELRSRAAMLDPRLFTRPAFLAATGAAFATGMGIIALMSYLSGFVGAALGISVLGAAWLIFAWSATSVVTALFARRIRLSGRIQLAIGLAAVGVGQLTLLGLGPESGWQRFVPSLIGIGIASGVVNAGLGREAVASVPAGRGSLGSGANNTARYVGSAVGVTVVSVIASGPAHSDASALFTGWNHATLFTAAASFAGALLVLACRRRGVVPAPIAAAAIGDSLKL; encoded by the coding sequence ATGCGCACCTCGGAATCGCGCACCCTGGCCGTGGCATCCGGCGGCACCCTGATCGCGCTGATCGCCTTCTGCGTCCCCCTCACCGCGATCAACGAGACCGCCACCGCCCTCGGCGCCGACTCCGGCGGGCGCATCTGGATTCTCAGCTCGATGAGCGTCGGGCTCGGCGCGGCGCTGCTCTCGGCGGGCACCATCGCCGACGACTACGGCAGGCGGCGCATTTTCGTCTCGGGTGCCGCGCTGTTCGCCGTCGCCTCCATCGCGGCGGCATTCGCGCCGGGCACAATTACATTCGTCATCGCGCGCATCGCCGAGGGTGTCGGTGGCGCGGCGTTGATCGCCGCCAGCCTCGGTCTGATCGCACACGCCTTTCCCGCGGGTCCGGCGCGCGCGGCGGCCAGCGGGGTGTGGGGCGCGTCCGTCGGCGGCGGAATCGCCCTGGGCCCCTTGCTCGCCGGCGTATCGGGTCGCTTCGCCGATTGGCGTGCGGCGTATTGGGTGATCGCGGCGGTGGCCGCCGTCATCGCGGTGGCCGCGGGCAAACTACTGGACGAATCCCGGGTCGAGCATCCGAGCAGGCTCGACGTGCCCGGCACGCTGCTGCTGGCCGCCGGGATGAGCGCACTGCTCGCCGCGCTCATCGAGGGCCGGTCCGGCGGTATCCGGCCCATCGTGGTCGGGCTCGCCGTCGCGGCGCCGGTGCTGCTCATCGCCTTCTTCGTCGTCGAATTGCGCAGCAGGGCGGCGATGCTCGATCCGCGGCTGTTCACCAGGCCCGCCTTCCTGGCCGCCACCGGCGCCGCCTTCGCCACCGGTATGGGCATCATCGCGCTCATGTCCTACTTGTCCGGCTTCGTCGGTGCGGCGCTGGGGATTTCGGTGCTCGGCGCGGCCTGGCTCATCTTCGCCTGGTCGGCGACCAGCGTCGTCACCGCGCTGTTCGCCCGCAGGATCCGGTTGTCCGGCCGGATCCAGCTCGCCATCGGACTCGCCGCCGTCGGAGTGGGTCAGCTCACACTGCTCGGGCTCGGGCCCGAATCCGGTTGGCAGCGCTTCGTGCCCAGCCTGATCGGCATCGGAATCGCCAGCGGCGTCGTCAATGCCGGACTCGGTCGCGAGGCGGTCGCCTCCGTTCCGGCGGGGCGCGGCAGCCTCGGCAGCGGCGCCAACAACACCGCCCGCTACGTCGGATCCGCCGTCGGCGTCACCGTTGTCTCGGTAATCGCGAGCGGCCCGGCGCATTCCGATGCGTCGGCGCTGTTCACGGGTTGGAACCACGCGACGCTGTTCACCGCCGCCGCATCGTTCGCGGGTGCGCTGCTGGTGCTGGCCTGCCGCCGACGCGGTGTCGTCCCGGCGCCGATCGCGGCCGCCGCGATCGGCGATAGCCTGAAACTCTAA
- the mraY gene encoding phospho-N-acetylmuramoyl-pentapeptide-transferase, translating into MRQILFAAGIALATSILLTPLLIKIFTKRGFGQEIRLEGPASHQAKRGTPTMGGLAILIGTWTGYLGSHLVGMRYDADGPSASALLVLGLATALSGVGFIDDFLKLRNRRNLGLTATGKYIGQIGSALIFGVLALRFPGDHGLTPGSKHLSLIRDVPTISLGALGFLVLVGLIIVSWSNAANLTDGADGLAAGSIGLALGGYTIITFWQYQHSCAARPEAGCYNVRDPLDLALVCAAAAAACVGFLWWNAAPARIIMGDTGSLMLGGLLAGLSVTTRTELLMMVVGALFVAEIFSVVLQVAVFRTTRARLFKMAPFHHHFELSKWAETAVVIRFWILSGIATAIGLALFYGEYLGEI; encoded by the coding sequence ATGAGACAGATCCTGTTCGCGGCGGGGATCGCCTTGGCGACGTCGATCCTATTGACACCGCTACTGATCAAGATCTTCACCAAACGCGGTTTCGGACAGGAGATCCGGCTGGAGGGACCGGCCAGTCATCAGGCCAAACGCGGCACGCCGACCATGGGCGGACTGGCCATCCTGATCGGCACCTGGACCGGATACCTGGGTTCACATCTGGTCGGCATGCGCTACGACGCCGACGGGCCGTCCGCATCGGCGCTGCTGGTGCTCGGCCTGGCCACCGCGCTCAGCGGGGTCGGCTTCATCGACGATTTCCTGAAACTACGAAATCGCCGCAATCTCGGGCTCACCGCCACCGGCAAATACATCGGACAGATCGGGTCCGCGCTGATCTTCGGCGTGCTGGCACTGCGGTTTCCGGGCGACCACGGGCTCACACCGGGGAGTAAACATCTCTCGCTCATCCGGGACGTGCCGACGATATCGCTCGGCGCACTCGGCTTTCTCGTCCTGGTCGGGCTCATCATCGTGTCCTGGTCCAATGCCGCCAACCTGACCGACGGCGCCGACGGATTGGCCGCGGGCTCCATCGGATTGGCGTTGGGCGGCTACACCATCATCACTTTCTGGCAGTATCAGCATTCCTGTGCGGCCCGGCCGGAAGCCGGCTGCTACAACGTCCGCGACCCGCTGGACCTGGCCCTGGTCTGCGCCGCCGCCGCGGCCGCGTGCGTCGGATTTCTCTGGTGGAATGCCGCGCCCGCGCGAATCATCATGGGCGACACCGGATCACTCATGCTGGGTGGTCTGCTCGCCGGACTTTCCGTCACCACCCGCACCGAATTGCTGATGATGGTCGTCGGCGCACTGTTCGTCGCCGAAATCTTCTCGGTGGTCCTGCAGGTGGCCGTCTTCCGCACCACCCGCGCCCGCCTGTTCAAAATGGCGCCCTTCCATCACCATTTCGAACTGAGCAAATGGGCCGAAACCGCGGTCGTCATCCGCTTCTGGATACTGAGCGGAATAGCGACCGCGATCGGTCTCGCCCTCTTCTACGGCGAATATCTCGGCGAGATCTGA
- a CDS encoding sulfite exporter TauE/SafE family protein, producing MWISLLVMMGFGCLTGVTTVLFGFGGGFVTVPVIYAISAAASRSEAMHVAVATSAAVMVVNATIATVTHARSGGLRRDYLHPLWGFIAVGAVIGALAANTVSDKTLHILFVVYLLVAIADIVLRGGFLTRAARPEPLGKTMSVLGGVGIGTVAAFLGVGGSVVTVPLLRRRGLSMAEAAALANPLSIPVALVATLVYTFAAQSDSRQGLFGHVDLVAALALLAGALPTIALVKRSVVRIPDHLHAIGYPVFLTIVLIVMTATAFT from the coding sequence GTGTGGATATCACTGCTGGTCATGATGGGTTTCGGATGTTTGACGGGTGTAACGACGGTCCTGTTCGGCTTCGGTGGCGGCTTCGTCACCGTGCCCGTCATCTACGCCATCTCGGCGGCCGCGTCCAGATCGGAGGCGATGCATGTCGCGGTCGCCACATCGGCGGCGGTCATGGTCGTCAACGCGACGATCGCGACCGTCACCCACGCGCGTTCCGGCGGGTTGCGGCGTGACTATCTGCATCCCCTCTGGGGCTTCATCGCGGTCGGCGCCGTCATCGGCGCGCTGGCGGCGAATACGGTGTCGGACAAGACATTGCACATTCTGTTCGTCGTCTACCTGCTCGTCGCGATCGCCGATATCGTCCTGCGCGGCGGATTCCTCACCCGCGCCGCCCGCCCCGAACCACTCGGGAAGACGATGTCGGTGCTCGGCGGCGTCGGAATCGGAACTGTCGCAGCATTTCTCGGCGTCGGCGGCAGTGTCGTCACCGTACCGCTGCTGCGCCGCCGTGGATTATCGATGGCCGAGGCCGCCGCGCTGGCGAACCCGCTGAGCATCCCCGTGGCACTGGTCGCCACGCTGGTGTACACCTTTGCCGCACAGTCCGATTCGCGTCAGGGATTATTCGGCCACGTCGACCTCGTCGCCGCGCTTGCCCTGCTGGCCGGTGCGCTGCCGACCATCGCGCTGGTCAAGAGATCGGTGGTCAGGATTCCGGATCACCTGCACGCGATCGGATATCCGGTGTTCTTGACCATCGTGCTGATCGTCATGACCGCGACCGCATTCACCTGA
- a CDS encoding AraC family transcriptional regulator produces MRNVLVDEVDSIERAILAIGTDYPAHHSLPTHRHRRAQVLYAADGIMRVDTEHGTWTVPTRRAVLIPPGIDHRVLMEGVSTRSLYLEPGAVPWFPARCQVVEVSPLLRELILAAVDMPPEYNIGGRDGALTDLILYELRTLTPLPLELPLPVRADLRDLCEAFQRTPSIRSTPESWAGRMRVSTRTFNRVFRAETGLTFQQWRQRACVAHAMRALMSGAAVTAVAAELGYETPAAFSVMFHREMRTPPSAFRPRSGVEVRAGGALGARAMDDRGRA; encoded by the coding sequence ATGCGGAACGTGCTGGTGGACGAGGTCGACTCGATCGAACGGGCCATCCTGGCCATCGGCACGGACTATCCGGCGCACCATTCGCTGCCGACCCATCGGCATCGCCGGGCGCAGGTTCTCTATGCGGCAGACGGCATCATGCGGGTCGACACCGAACATGGGACATGGACGGTTCCGACCCGGCGAGCCGTGCTGATCCCGCCAGGCATCGATCATCGGGTCCTGATGGAGGGTGTCAGCACGCGCAGCCTGTATCTGGAACCCGGTGCGGTGCCGTGGTTTCCGGCGCGCTGCCAGGTGGTCGAGGTGTCGCCGCTGCTGCGCGAACTGATCTTGGCGGCGGTGGATATGCCGCCCGAGTACAACATCGGCGGTCGAGACGGTGCGCTGACCGATCTGATCCTCTACGAACTCCGGACGTTGACACCGCTACCCCTCGAACTGCCCCTACCGGTTCGCGCGGACCTGCGGGACCTGTGTGAGGCCTTCCAGCGGACCCCGTCGATTCGATCGACGCCCGAAAGTTGGGCCGGGCGAATGCGTGTCAGCACACGCACCTTCAACCGCGTCTTTCGCGCCGAAACCGGGCTCACCTTCCAACAGTGGCGGCAACGGGCCTGCGTCGCGCACGCCATGCGCGCGCTGATGTCGGGAGCGGCGGTCACCGCGGTCGCGGCCGAACTCGGCTACGAAACACCGGCCGCCTTCTCGGTCATGTTCCACCGGGAAATGCGAACGCCGCCAAGCGCTTTCCGGCCCAGGTCCGGTGTCGAAGTCCGGGCGGGGGGTGCGCTGGGCGCGCGGGCGATGGATGATCGAGGGAGAGCGTGA
- a CDS encoding glutaminase family protein, translating into MSSQFGVIRPPAVPLAVRSPYLSTWLAGDRLAGTWATLWAGQITALTGIVRVDGAAYLFAGAVGSPELPVLQQVSISVTATRSIFVFDGGGIELTVTFFSPVDLSDLRRQSVPMSYITVTARCVDGGSHDVAVYLDITGEWAHGDRSRSIDWDVRVADSQRALSFAPVDPAVLAEDSEQASWGTVVFATDADSGLTYLIADADAARAAGAAGPLADTVEPGPRGIDDRWPVFAFSRDLGTVTAQTPSPEMVVTIGHVRTPAVSYLGAPLAPWWHTYWADWPDMLGWFRADYPAALAAASGIDARIIADAASIFGAGATADQYATIAALAMRQAVGGTELVDHDGAPWAFLKEISSDGNVSTVDVVYPAAPAFLYLAPNYLRLLLNPLLEYVRAGNWPQPFAPHDLGARYPVADGHNDGGGENMPVEESANLLIMCAALIGRPATADTTALLTEYYPQLRAWAEYLVPNALDPPLQNQTDDFAGPIAHSCNLALKGIIGIGAMSLIAQATGNADDRNRYDSIARDYIAQWAARAPDPTGSHLQLAYDDPGTWSIKYNGYADRLLGLNLVPPEVITQEATWYAGQANDFGVPLDNRHTYTKADWELWTAAFLINEPTARDLLVRSVYRFADTTGDRVPLTDWYDTVSGQRVGFAARPVVGGLFALLTLAQPGCAGT; encoded by the coding sequence ATGAGTTCGCAATTCGGTGTGATTCGGCCGCCTGCCGTGCCGTTGGCGGTGCGGTCTCCTTATCTGTCCACCTGGCTGGCGGGGGATCGGTTGGCGGGGACGTGGGCGACATTATGGGCGGGGCAGATTACCGCGTTGACGGGTATCGTGCGGGTCGACGGGGCGGCGTATCTGTTCGCCGGTGCGGTTGGTTCACCGGAACTGCCTGTGCTGCAACAAGTTTCGATTTCGGTGACGGCGACCCGATCGATTTTCGTATTCGATGGCGGCGGTATCGAATTGACCGTGACGTTCTTCTCCCCGGTCGACCTGTCCGACCTGCGTCGCCAAAGCGTTCCGATGTCCTATATCACCGTGACGGCCCGCTGTGTCGACGGCGGTTCGCATGATGTCGCGGTCTACCTGGATATCACCGGCGAGTGGGCGCACGGCGATCGGAGCCGGAGCATCGACTGGGATGTGCGAGTGGCGGATTCGCAACGCGCGCTGAGCTTCGCACCGGTCGACCCGGCCGTGCTGGCCGAGGACTCGGAGCAGGCATCGTGGGGGACGGTGGTATTCGCGACGGACGCGGATTCGGGGTTGACCTATCTGATCGCCGACGCGGACGCGGCGCGCGCCGCCGGTGCGGCGGGTCCGTTGGCCGATACGGTCGAGCCCGGTCCGCGCGGAATCGACGACCGCTGGCCGGTTTTCGCGTTCAGCCGGGATCTCGGCACCGTCACCGCGCAGACGCCGAGCCCGGAAATGGTGGTGACGATCGGACATGTCCGCACACCCGCGGTCAGCTATCTCGGTGCGCCGCTTGCCCCTTGGTGGCACACGTACTGGGCGGACTGGCCGGATATGTTGGGCTGGTTCCGCGCCGACTACCCCGCCGCACTCGCCGCGGCGAGCGGTATCGACGCCCGCATAATCGCGGATGCCGCAAGCATTTTCGGCGCGGGCGCCACCGCCGACCAATACGCGACGATCGCGGCGCTGGCCATGCGGCAGGCGGTCGGCGGCACCGAACTGGTCGATCACGACGGTGCGCCATGGGCATTTCTGAAGGAGATTTCCAGCGACGGCAACGTCTCCACGGTCGACGTCGTGTATCCGGCCGCGCCCGCATTTCTGTATCTGGCGCCGAATTACCTTCGGCTGCTGCTGAATCCGCTGCTGGAGTACGTGCGGGCGGGCAATTGGCCGCAGCCGTTCGCGCCGCACGACCTGGGCGCGCGCTACCCGGTCGCGGACGGCCACAACGACGGCGGCGGCGAGAATATGCCGGTCGAGGAGTCGGCGAATCTGCTGATCATGTGCGCGGCCCTGATCGGGCGGCCGGCCACCGCCGACACGACCGCACTGCTCACCGAGTACTACCCGCAGCTGCGCGCCTGGGCCGAATACCTGGTGCCGAACGCGCTCGATCCGCCGCTGCAGAATCAGACCGACGATTTCGCCGGACCGATCGCGCACAGCTGTAACCTCGCGCTCAAGGGGATCATCGGGATCGGTGCGATGAGCCTGATCGCGCAGGCGACCGGCAATGCCGACGACCGGAATCGCTACGACTCGATCGCACGCGACTACATCGCCCAGTGGGCGGCCAGGGCGCCGGATCCGACAGGCTCCCACCTCCAACTCGCCTACGACGACCCCGGCACCTGGAGCATCAAATACAACGGATACGCCGACCGCCTACTCGGCCTGAATCTCGTTCCGCCCGAAGTGATTACCCAAGAGGCCACGTGGTATGCCGGGCAGGCGAACGACTTCGGCGTCCCACTGGACAACCGGCACACCTACACCAAAGCCGACTGGGAATTGTGGACCGCGGCCTTCCTGATCAACGAACCAACCGCCCGCGACCTGCTGGTACGATCGGTCTACCGATTCGCCGACACCACCGGCGATCGGGTACCGCTCACCGACTGGTACGACACGGTCTCCGGCCAGCGCGTCGGATTCGCCGCCCGCCCGGTCGTCGGCGGACTGTTCGCCCTGCTCACCCTCGCCCAACCCGGTTGTGCGGGAACGTGA
- a CDS encoding WD40 repeat domain-containing protein, with product MRERDCPIYDRAGPDDPALWLSMRYVDGGEVDALLAAHPGGLPTDRVLSLSFCPDGSLLASGSEERTVRGRELTAESGSRYRGSGDEAQLTRLDLGRSCVIRDLSCHRTPLSPAPVHSRA from the coding sequence GTGCGGGAACGTGATTGCCCCATCTACGACCGCGCGGGCCCCGATGACCCGGCACTGTGGCTGTCCATGCGCTATGTCGATGGCGGCGAGGTCGACGCGCTGCTTGCGGCGCATCCCGGCGGACTCCCCACCGACCGGGTGTTGTCGCTGTCCTTCTGTCCGGATGGATCGCTGCTCGCCTCGGGCAGCGAGGAGCGCACGGTGCGGGGCCGGGAGCTGACCGCCGAATCCGGTTCGCGATATCGCGGCAGCGGGGATGAAGCGCAGCTCACGCGGTTGGACCTCGGCCGTTCGTGCGTGATAAGAGATTTGTCATGTCATCGAACCCCGCTATCGCCCGCGCCGGTGCATTCGAGAGCCTGA
- a CDS encoding acyltransferase family protein: protein MKAARVGVAPAESVRSGYRTDLDGLRGFAIALVVAFHVWFGRVSGGVDIFLVLSGFFFTGSLLRRAESTGAVALRETARRTVRRLLPTLVVVLATVAAATVVLRPYTQWMDMAGQLLASLLYYQNWRLALSWSDYLAADPSVSPLQHLWSMAVQGQFYVVALLGVWLLVAVCGARWARPVAAVVFGGLAIASFGYAAHGVATHQGWNYYDSAARAWELLAGALLAVVAPLVALPKPARVLLAFAGFASVVACGWVFDGANVFPGSAALVPVCAAAALILAANNAEPPLPNRLLAAAPMVRLGELAYALYLWHWPLLIFVLAERGTPTAGLETGTAVIAASLMLAYLTNRLVESPLRAGAISSAYRRRGGRLVAALGVLLLAVTAGAQLVHYANPPRPIAMLDPVRYPGAEALAAGATVPRVPMRPTIFEGSADYPDPTVDGCIADWDTREVITCAYGDQAAARTIAVVGSSHAEHWIPALKVLAREHNFRITVYLKMGCPLTVAAEPSYKGEANPDCRDWSREVIDRLGADRPDWVFTTGTRPRDGAGDETPDDYLQVWSELADRGLKVAAVRDTPWLRRDGVRYRAIDCLARQDDRIGCGMRRTDALDPVDPAAAPAAAFPNVFPLDLTDAVCEPLVCPVSAGNVLIYHDEHHLTASYSRSLAPELGRRLGPILGWW from the coding sequence GTGAAGGCCGCTCGAGTAGGGGTCGCGCCCGCCGAATCGGTTCGGTCCGGGTACCGGACGGATCTGGATGGGTTGCGTGGCTTCGCGATCGCGCTGGTGGTGGCGTTCCACGTGTGGTTCGGGCGGGTGTCCGGCGGTGTCGACATATTTCTGGTGCTGTCCGGATTCTTCTTCACCGGATCGCTGCTGCGGCGCGCCGAATCGACCGGTGCGGTGGCGCTGCGGGAGACCGCGCGGCGCACCGTGCGGAGGTTGCTGCCCACGCTGGTGGTCGTGCTGGCGACGGTGGCCGCCGCCACGGTGGTGTTGCGGCCGTATACGCAGTGGATGGATATGGCGGGGCAGCTGCTGGCCTCGCTGCTGTACTACCAGAACTGGCGGCTCGCGCTGTCCTGGAGTGACTATCTGGCCGCGGATCCGTCGGTGAGCCCGCTGCAGCACCTGTGGTCGATGGCGGTGCAGGGACAGTTCTATGTTGTTGCGCTGCTTGGTGTTTGGTTGCTGGTCGCGGTGTGCGGCGCACGGTGGGCGCGCCCGGTCGCGGCAGTGGTGTTCGGCGGGCTGGCAATCGCCTCGTTCGGCTATGCCGCGCACGGCGTCGCGACGCATCAGGGCTGGAACTACTACGACAGCGCGGCCAGGGCATGGGAATTGCTGGCGGGGGCATTGCTCGCCGTCGTCGCACCGCTCGTCGCGCTGCCGAAGCCGGCGCGGGTGCTGCTGGCCTTCGCCGGATTCGCGAGCGTCGTGGCGTGCGGCTGGGTTTTCGATGGCGCGAATGTCTTTCCCGGCTCTGCCGCGCTGGTCCCGGTGTGCGCCGCGGCCGCGCTGATCCTGGCCGCGAACAATGCCGAGCCGCCGCTGCCGAACCGCCTGCTGGCGGCCGCGCCTATGGTGCGGCTCGGAGAGCTGGCATACGCCCTGTACCTGTGGCATTGGCCACTGCTGATCTTCGTGCTCGCCGAGCGCGGCACCCCGACCGCCGGGCTGGAGACCGGCACCGCGGTGATCGCCGCGTCGCTGATGTTGGCGTACCTCACCAATCGGCTCGTCGAGTCGCCGCTGCGCGCGGGCGCGATCTCCTCGGCCTACCGCAGGCGCGGCGGACGACTGGTCGCCGCGCTCGGTGTGCTGCTGCTCGCGGTCACCGCGGGCGCTCAACTGGTGCATTACGCGAATCCGCCCCGGCCCATCGCGATGCTGGATCCGGTCCGGTATCCGGGCGCCGAAGCATTGGCCGCGGGCGCGACGGTGCCGCGAGTTCCCATGCGGCCCACCATTTTCGAGGGGTCCGCCGACTATCCCGATCCGACGGTGGACGGTTGCATCGCCGATTGGGACACCCGGGAGGTGATCACCTGCGCCTACGGTGACCAGGCCGCGGCGCGGACCATCGCGGTGGTCGGCAGCTCACATGCCGAGCACTGGATTCCGGCGCTGAAAGTGCTTGCCAGGGAACACAATTTCCGGATCACCGTCTATTTGAAGATGGGTTGCCCGCTGACGGTCGCGGCGGAACCCAGCTACAAGGGCGAGGCGAATCCGGACTGTCGCGACTGGTCGCGGGAGGTGATCGATCGGCTCGGCGCCGACCGTCCGGACTGGGTGTTCACCACCGGCACCCGCCCGCGCGACGGCGCGGGCGACGAGACGCCCGACGACTACCTCCAGGTGTGGTCCGAGCTGGCCGACCGCGGGCTGAAGGTGGCCGCCGTGCGCGATACCCCGTGGCTGCGCCGCGACGGCGTTCGCTACCGTGCCATCGATTGCCTTGCGCGCCAAGATGATCGAATCGGCTGCGGAATGCGGCGCACGGATGCGCTCGACCCGGTTGATCCGGCCGCCGCGCCCGCCGCCGCCTTTCCCAACGTCTTCCCGCTGGATCTCACCGACGCGGTCTGCGAGCCGCTGGTCTGCCCGGTGAGCGCGGGTAACGTCCTGATCTACCACGACGAACATCACCTCACCGCCAGCTACTCTCGTTCCCTGGCACCGGAATTGGGGCGCCGGCTCGGCCCGATTCTCGGCTGGTGGTGA
- a CDS encoding class I SAM-dependent methyltransferase: MTKHHPGSVTDALGNRHDYLPAAGHDLLLPTYDLLTRLLGSTKMHAALIVQAELEAGQRVLEIGCGTGNLTIMAKRSQPAAEVTGSDPDPRALARAQRKAEDLTGIRFERAYAQELPYPDGSFDRVLSSLMLHHLDADVKTQAMQEVFRVLRPGGRLHIVDVAGDIHQHHGVLSRLMHRTGALEGNLGDRIPKLLRETGFECDVLFAEPRRALGLLTYYRATRPA; this comes from the coding sequence ATGACCAAACATCATCCCGGAAGCGTCACCGATGCCTTGGGAAACCGCCACGACTATCTGCCCGCCGCCGGGCACGATCTGCTGCTGCCGACCTATGACCTGTTGACCCGGTTGCTCGGCAGCACCAAGATGCATGCCGCGCTGATCGTGCAGGCGGAGCTCGAAGCCGGGCAGCGAGTGCTCGAAATCGGCTGCGGCACCGGCAATCTCACCATCATGGCGAAGCGATCCCAGCCCGCCGCCGAGGTCACCGGCTCCGATCCGGACCCGCGGGCGCTGGCCCGCGCGCAGCGGAAGGCCGAGGACTTGACCGGAATTCGCTTCGAACGCGCCTACGCCCAGGAGCTGCCGTACCCGGACGGCAGCTTCGACCGGGTACTCTCCTCGCTGATGCTGCACCACCTGGACGCAGACGTGAAAACGCAGGCGATGCAGGAGGTTTTCCGGGTACTGCGCCCGGGCGGGCGATTGCACATCGTCGATGTCGCGGGCGATATCCACCAGCACCACGGCGTGCTCTCCCGCCTCATGCACCGCACCGGCGCCCTGGAGGGCAATTTGGGTGATCGGATACCGAAACTGTTGCGCGAGACGGGTTTCGAATGCGATGTGCTCTTCGCGGAGCCGCGGCGCGCCCTCGGACTGCTCACCTACTATCGCGCGACCCGCCCCGCCTGA